The genomic interval ACTCTTAAAATCAACCCTTGCTATAGAAGCTATACTAGGCAAAGCTTCTCCTCTAAATCCAAGGGTATTTATACTAAAAATATCATAAGTATCTTTTATTTTACTTGTAGCATGAGGATTAAAAGCTTTTTCAACATCCTCTGGATGAACCCCTGAGCCATCATCTATTATTTTTATAAGAGATTCTCCACCATTTTGAATCTCTATAGTTATATTTTTAGCCCCTGCATCTAATGAATTTTCTACAAGTTCTTTAACCACAGAAGAGGGTCTTTCAACAACCTCTCCTGCTGCTATTTTATTTGCTGTATCTGCATTTAAAATATTTATTCTATTCAAAATTTATAACAGCTCCTTCCCATAAGCTAAATTAAATTTTTAGCTTCTTTAACTAGAGCATATAATCTATTCATAGCCTCCATAGGATTTAAAGATAAAATATCAACTTCTGAAAGTTCTTTTATCAAATTATCTTTTCCTATGGCAGAAAAATCTAATTGTATTTGATCATCTTCTTTTTTATGTGTTTTAGCCTCTGAAGCTTTTGAAATAACTTCTTCTTTAATTTCAATTTTATCCTCTTCTACTAGGGTTTCTTTAACTTCATAAGAGGTTGTAATAGAGGCTTCTTCTATGTCTTCTTTTGAAGCATTTACTTCTTTAAGAGCTAAATCTAAGTTATCCTTTGAAGATTCCATTTCAAGAGTTTCTAAGATTTCCTTAGCTCTATTTATTACCTCATCTGGAATACCAGCAAGTTTAGCAACCTCAATACCATAAGATTGATCTGCTCCACCTTCTATTATTTTTCTTAAGAAGATAATATTGTTATCAACTTCCTTCACAGCTACTGAATAATTTCTAACTCCGTGAATTTCTCCTTCTAATTTAGTTAACTCATGATAATGAGTAGCAAAAAGAGTTTTACATCTTAAATTTTTATTTTTACATATATACTCTATAACAGACCAAGCTATACTTAATCCATCATATGTACTCGTTCCTCTTCCAACTTCATCTAAAAGAACCAAGCTATTTTCTGTAGCATTTTTTAAAATGTTAGAAACTTCCCACATTTCAACCATAAATGTACTTTTACCACCTGCTAAATCATCAGAAGCTCCTATTCTAGTAAAGATTTTATCTACTACACTTATATTAGCCTTACTAGCTGGCACAAAGGAACCTATTTGACACATTAAAGTAATAATAGCTACCTGTCTCATATATGTTGATTTACCAGCCATATTAGGCCCTGTTATTATAAGAAGTTGATTATCATCTTTATTTATAATAGTGTCATTAGGAATAAACTCTCCCTTAGGAATTACCTTTTCAACAACAGGGTGTCTTCCATTTTCTATTTTAGTTTCCCCATCTTCATTAATTTCAGGTTTTATAAAATCATTTTCTAAAGCTACAAAGGCTAAATTGCTTATACAATCTAACTCAGCAATTATCTTAGCAGTAGTTTTTAGTCTATCTATATGATTTTCAACTTCATTTCTTATATCTAGGAAAATATCATATTCTAAAGAGCAAAGTTTTTCACTAGCTCCTAAAAGTTTTTCTTCTATTTCCTTAAGTTCTGGAGTAATAAATCTCTCTGCATTAGCTAAAGTTTGCTTTCTTATATATCTTCCTTCAGGAATAGAACTATAATTAGCCTTAGATATTTCTATATAATAACCAAAGACCTTATTAAATCCTACCTTTAAAGATTTTATGCCAGTAAACTCTCTTTCTCTATTTTCTAAGCTAGATATCCAATCCTTACCGTTAGTCTTAGCAAGTCTTAATTCATCTATTTCACCATTAAATCCATCTTTTATTAAATCACCATCTTTTAATGTTAGGGATGGATCTTCTTTTATAGATTTTTCTAAAAGATCATAAATATCTCTTAAGTCATCTAAATTATGGTGATAATTCTTTAGAAGACTTGAAGTGCAATTTTCTATAATTCCTTTTACATTAGGAATTTTACCTATAGATGTTTTTAATGCTATTAAATCCTTAGCATTAGCATTTTTATTTGAAATTTTCCCTAATATTCTCTCTATATCATAAATATCATGTAAAGCTTCCTTAAGAGAGTCATTTAAAGAAAGATCATTAAATAATTCTTCTACAGCATTTAATCTTAAAGTTATCTTTTCCTTATTAACAAGAGGTTCTTCAATCCATCTTCTAAGCATTCTACTTCCCATAGAAGTTTCTGTCTTATCTAATACCCAAAGAAGAGAACCCTTCTTACTTTTTTCTCTTAGATTCTCTGTAAGCTCTAAATTTCTTCTAGAACTTAAATCTATAGTCATAAAGTCAACCAAACTATATACTTCTATATCATTTATATTGGTTAAGCTTATTTTTTGAGTGTCTAGTATGTATTTAACTAAAGCATTACTTGATTTCTTAACCATTAAACTTAGAGAGTTTGATTTTTCTCCAAATTGATTATTTAATACTTCCTCAAAGTTTTCCTCAAAATATTCTATAGGCTTTCTACTTATTAAAGCTGGAGTAGTTAATGTTATATCTTTTATAAGCTCTTGATCTAAAGAATCTAAAAGTATTATTTCTTTAGGATTAAACTTAGATATTTCATCTAAAATAACTCCCTTTTCTAATTCTCCCTCTGTAGCTAAGAAATCTCCAGTAGAAATATCTGTTATAGCTAGTGAACATCTATTTCTCTCTAAGTCTGCATAAATAGTCATTATATAATTATTTTTTGTTTCCTCAACAAAAGAAGAATCTGTATATGTTCCAGGAGTTATAACCTTTATAACATCTCTTTTAACAATTCCTTTAGCAAATTTAGGATCTTCAACTTGTTCACAAATAGCAACCTTATACCCCTTAGCTACTAATCTTCCTATATATGAATTAGATGCATGAAACGGAATTCCACACATAGGTGCTCTTTTTTCTAAGCCACAATCTCTTCCAGTAAGAACTAATTCTAATTCCCTTGCAGCTGTTTCTGCATCCTCAAAGAACATCTCATAGAAGTCTCCAAGTCTAAAAAATAGAATACAATCCTTATAATTTTCCTTTATCTCAAAATATTGCCTCATCATCGGAGTCAGCTTCATTTTAGTACCTCCATCATTTCTATATGCTAAAACCTTATAACATTTTCTAAAATATCATAATCAATAACTATTATAACTTTTAAATATAAATTCTTTTTATTTAATTACTAAAGCCTAAAAACTTTTCTTTAAAAAGTTAATAAAATATACTTTGATTTTTTTAAAATGTTAATTATGTCATACTAATTATTCTAACATATTTTTTATGTAAGAAAAAACTAAAGCCTAAAATTAGACTTTAGTTTTTATCTAAATAATTATATTAATTAAATATTTCTTTTTCAAGTTCTTTTAACCACTTTTTATCTAAAGGTGGAACTCCCTCTAATCTATATGGAATATTAAGCCCTTCATATTTATTTACACCTAAAACATGATAAGGTAAAAGTTCAACCTTTTCTATATTATTAAGACCATCTACAAAATTCTTAATTCTCATTAAATCTTCTTTATTATCTGTATATCCAGGAACTACAACATGTCTTATCCACATTTTTTTATTCATGGACTGAGCTACCTTTAGAAACTCTAAGGATTTATCTATTGGAACTCTTACTAAATTTTTATATTTTTCAGGATCAGTTTCCTTTACATCAAATAATATAAGGTCAACATATTCAAGAATTTCTTCGTAATTTCCTAATCCCACACCTGCAGTATCTAATGTGGTATGTATTCCTTCCTTCTTACATAATTTTAAACATTCTAATAAAAATTCTGGTTGAAGAAGAGGCTCTCCACCTGAGAAAGTAACACCACCACCTGATGCATTAAAATATGTTTTAAATCTTTTTATCTTATTTACAAGCTCCTCTGGAGTATATTCAGTCCCCTTATCTTTACACCAAGTATCTGGATTATGACAAAAAGCACATCTTATTCCACAGCCTTGCATAAAAACTACAAATCTTATACCAGGTCCATCTACTAAGCCCATAGTTTCTAATGAATGAATTCTTCCTTTAACCATAATGCTGTCCCTCCTTACGGTAAACATTTCAAAAAAGAGTGTATAAAGCCTTCACCTTATACACTCTTATTATATAAGATTATAGAGAATCGTGGAATGTTCTGCTTATAACCTCTAATTGTTGATTTCTAGTTAATCTATTGAAATTAACAGCATAACCTGATACTCTGATTGTTAATGTTGGATACTTTTCAGGATGCTCCATAGCGTCCATTAAAGTTTCTCTGTTAAATACATTAACATTTAGATGGTGAGCTCCTTGTTTGAAGTAACCATCCATAATAGCAACTAAGTTATCTATTCTAGAATCTTCTTCTTTTCCTAAAGCATCTGGAACAATTGAGAATGTGTTTGATACACCATCTTCACAAACTTCACAGTATGGAATTTTAGCAACTGAGTTTAAGCTAGCTAAAGCTCCACTGTTATCTCTTCCATGCATTGGGTTAGCTCCTGGAGCAAATGCTTCACCAGCTTTTCTTCCATCTGGAGTTGAACCTGTTTTCTTACCATAAACTACGTTTGAAGTAATAGTTAGGATTGATAATGTGTGCTTAGCACCTCTATATAATGGATGTTTCTTAAGCTCACTTGAGAACTTTCTAACTATTTCTACAGCTAAATCGTCAACTCTATCATCATCATTTCCGTATTTAGGGAAGTCACCTTCTATTTCAAAGTCTACAGCTATTCCATTTTCTCTTACAGGCTTAACTTTAGCGAATTTAACTGCGCTTAATGAGTCAGCTACAACTGATAAACCAGCTATACCAAATGCCATTAATCTTCCTACATGAGTATCATGTAAAGCCATTTGTCCAGCTTCATAAGCATATTTATCATGCATGTAGTGGATAACATTCATTGTATCTACATAAAGCTTAGCAACGTACTCTAAAACTTTATCATAGTTAGCTCTTAATTTATCATAATCTAAAACTTCGTCTGTTATTGGCTCTAAACCTTTAATAACAACTTTACCTGATTTTTCATCAATACCACCATTTATAGTGTAAAGTAAAGCTTTAGCTAAGTTAGTTCTAGCTCCGAAGAATTGCATTTGCTTACCAATTTGCATTGCTGATACACAACAAGCTATTGAGTAATCATCTCCGTATATAGGTCTCATTAACTCATCATTTTCATATTGAATTGAGTCAGTTTTAATTGATACCTCAGCACAGAATTTTTTGAATCCTTCGGGTAATCTATCTGACCATAAAACAGTCATATTTGGTTCTGGAGCAGGTCCTAAGTTTATTAAAGTTTGAAGATATCTAAATGAGTTTTTAGTTACTAATGGTTTACCATTTACACCCATACCACCAATACCTTCTGTTACCCAAGTTGGGTCTCCAGCAAATAAATCATTATACTCAGGAGTTCTTAAGTGTCTAACTAATCTTAATTTTATTATAAATTGATCTATTAATTCTTGAGCTTCTAACTCAGTTAAAGTTCCTGCCTTAAGATCTCTTTCTATGAAAATATCTAAGAAAGTAGAAGTTCTTCCTAAAGACATTGCTGCCCCATTATTTTCTTTAACTGCAGCTAAGTATCCAAAGTATAAGAATTGAACTGCTTCCTTAGCGTTTGCAGCTGGTTTAGATATATCAAAGCCATATCTTGCAGCCATTGACTTTATTGCTTCTAAAGCTCTTATTTGCTCTGAAACATTCTCTCTTAATTGAATATATTCTTCTACTGAGCCTTCGCTTTCAAATGATATATTAGCATAATCTTTTTTCTTTTCTTCTATTAGATAATCTATACCGTAAAGGACAATTCTTCTATAGTCACCTATAATTCTTCCTCTACCATAAGCATCTGGAAGACCAGTTAAAAGACCCGCAGATCTTGCAGCTCTTGTTTCAGCTGAGTATGCATCGAATACACCTTGGTTATGAGTTTTTCTATAAGCATTGAAATGTTCTCTTATACTGCTATCTAATTCATAGCCGTATTCTTTTAAAGAACTTTCAACCATTCTCATTCCACCGAAAGGATTAACTATTCTTTTAAGTGGTGCATCTGTTTGGAAACCAACGATAACTTCGTTATCTTTATCTAAATATCCAGGCTCATAATTGTCTATTCCAGATACTCTATCTGTAGCAACATCTATAATGCCTTTTTCTATTTCTTCTATAATTAACTTTTGAGCTTTTTCTAAAACTGCATCAGTTCTTTTTGTTGTTCCTTCTAAGAAACTCTTGTCTCCCTCATATGCAGTATAGTTCTTTTGTATGAAGTTTCTAACATCTATTCCATTTTGCCATACTCCTTCTTTAAAGCCTTCCCATTGTTTAAACATATGGTCTACCCCCTCTTTCTTAATTGAAAATCTTTATCAATCTAAATTTAACACATTTTCATCACATTGTAAAGTTTTTGAGAATCAATTTCAACACCTTACAGGTAAATTTTTGTTAATTTGTTAATATTTAAATTGAATTATAGAATAATCACTTAAATTATAAGGTATTTTTAAAAAAATATAAATAATAAATATTTAAAATTTTCACATACTTAATAATTTATAAATAAAAAAATCACAATTATTTCCAAATAAATCTTTACTTTTAATTTGAATCATAATTTTAAAATCAAAGAGATTCTATTTCTTAAGTTGAATAAAATCTCTTTTTCAAAATTGCCCCTTTTTACTAAAGTTAATTTTTTATGAATCTGATACAAGTATATTTTCCTTTTCACTATCAATTCTAAATCTACATATTCCATGTCTCATTAAAGTAATTTCTTCAAGGCTAAAGCCATCACTATATAATGAGGAATAATATTTCAATACTAAAAAATCTTTCTCTGGATTTTCTATGAAGTTTTTAAATTTTAAAAGCATATGATCTTCTAAATAAAAATCCTCATCTTCTCCATCCATAAAAAATATATTAACATTTGTCACAGATTTAATATCATTATCTAAGTTATTTTCTTTTAAATAGGAATCAATAGAAGTATAACCTTTTCTTTCTTTATTTTTACTAAATAACCCCATTACCTCTTACCCCCGTATACTGTTTACATAGAAATATTATAACATTTAATATTACTCTTTTTAAATATAAAAAAGAGTATCTACTCTTGGATACTCTTTAAATTACTATATAATTAAAGTTCTTCTAACTGTTCTTTTATAAAGTCTACTAAGGATTTTGCTTTTATTTTTCTATAATTTTCTTTATCTTCTATAACAAAATAAAAGATATCTCCTTCTAGTTTCATAAGTTCAAAATCAGTGTCCTCATAAACTTTTTTAACCTTCATTAATTCTTTTAATTCTTTATTCCAATTCTCTCTACCTTGAATTTTATATCCTCTATCTAAATGCTCATAACCAAAATCTTCTTTAATAGCCCAATTTAACTTGCATAAATTAAAGTCTGTATCCAACCAAAATCTGTACTCTTTACCCTGTATTTTAAGATAATTGTTACAAACCTCAATTCTTATTTTTCCTACTTCTTCATTTTCTAATCTGTAATCAACAAAATTTTCTTTAATATCTTTTACAAATCCTAATTCTTCAGTTAAAAATTCATCAATCTTTCTATTTTCATTTGCAATTACTTTGTTTTGTGTATTATAAAACTTTTCTTTAATAGATAGTAACTCTCTAACTGTTCTATCTATTTCCTTTTTACATTCTTCTACTTCCATCTCTCTTATATTATTTTGCTTTAATTTGTTTAAATCCATTACTCAACACATCTTTTAAATTTAGTATTTTGATGATTTCTATTGCATTAATCCTTTAATTCATCAATTACCATATCTCGCAGTCTTGAATAATCTAAGCCTATACTTTTTAAATTTTGCATAGAGCTTTCTTATTAATAATACTCAATAAATAATACTTAAGAAATTTAGTTTTAAATTAGCACTTTTTTAAAGTTTTAATTTAGCCTTAACTTTCAAGTCTTTTTATAAAAAATTAAACTTTTACCATTTGTTGTTATTGACAGAAATTTTTTATTCATAAATAATCCCTCCCATAATACTTTATAATTTAATATTAACAAATTATGTATATTATGTAAACTATTTTTATGGAAATCAACTGGTTTTTAACTGTTTCTTGTAATTAAAATAATATATTTTCTTTATTTAAAGTTAATAACACTGAAACTTTTATTATAAAGTAGTATTAAAAATTTTTCCTAGTCAAAAGTTCTTTATATCCTAATTTATTTAAAAGCTTTGCAAAATTAGATAAATCTTTTTTAAATGCTATTA from Clostridium perfringens carries:
- the mutS gene encoding DNA mismatch repair protein MutS is translated as MKLTPMMRQYFEIKENYKDCILFFRLGDFYEMFFEDAETAARELELVLTGRDCGLEKRAPMCGIPFHASNSYIGRLVAKGYKVAICEQVEDPKFAKGIVKRDVIKVITPGTYTDSSFVEETKNNYIMTIYADLERNRCSLAITDISTGDFLATEGELEKGVILDEISKFNPKEIILLDSLDQELIKDITLTTPALISRKPIEYFEENFEEVLNNQFGEKSNSLSLMVKKSSNALVKYILDTQKISLTNINDIEVYSLVDFMTIDLSSRRNLELTENLREKSKKGSLLWVLDKTETSMGSRMLRRWIEEPLVNKEKITLRLNAVEELFNDLSLNDSLKEALHDIYDIERILGKISNKNANAKDLIALKTSIGKIPNVKGIIENCTSSLLKNYHHNLDDLRDIYDLLEKSIKEDPSLTLKDGDLIKDGFNGEIDELRLAKTNGKDWISSLENREREFTGIKSLKVGFNKVFGYYIEISKANYSSIPEGRYIRKQTLANAERFITPELKEIEEKLLGASEKLCSLEYDIFLDIRNEVENHIDRLKTTAKIIAELDCISNLAFVALENDFIKPEINEDGETKIENGRHPVVEKVIPKGEFIPNDTIINKDDNQLLIITGPNMAGKSTYMRQVAIITLMCQIGSFVPASKANISVVDKIFTRIGASDDLAGGKSTFMVEMWEVSNILKNATENSLVLLDEVGRGTSTYDGLSIAWSVIEYICKNKNLRCKTLFATHYHELTKLEGEIHGVRNYSVAVKEVDNNIIFLRKIIEGGADQSYGIEVAKLAGIPDEVINRAKEILETLEMESSKDNLDLALKEVNASKEDIEEASITTSYEVKETLVEEDKIEIKEEVISKASEAKTHKKEDDQIQLDFSAIGKDNLIKELSEVDILSLNPMEAMNRLYALVKEAKNLI
- the pflA gene encoding pyruvate formate-lyase-activating protein, with product MVKGRIHSLETMGLVDGPGIRFVVFMQGCGIRCAFCHNPDTWCKDKGTEYTPEELVNKIKRFKTYFNASGGGVTFSGGEPLLQPEFLLECLKLCKKEGIHTTLDTAGVGLGNYEEILEYVDLILFDVKETDPEKYKNLVRVPIDKSLEFLKVAQSMNKKMWIRHVVVPGYTDNKEDLMRIKNFVDGLNNIEKVELLPYHVLGVNKYEGLNIPYRLEGVPPLDKKWLKELEKEIFN
- the pflB gene encoding formate C-acetyltransferase, with amino-acid sequence MFKQWEGFKEGVWQNGIDVRNFIQKNYTAYEGDKSFLEGTTKRTDAVLEKAQKLIIEEIEKGIIDVATDRVSGIDNYEPGYLDKDNEVIVGFQTDAPLKRIVNPFGGMRMVESSLKEYGYELDSSIREHFNAYRKTHNQGVFDAYSAETRAARSAGLLTGLPDAYGRGRIIGDYRRIVLYGIDYLIEEKKKDYANISFESEGSVEEYIQLRENVSEQIRALEAIKSMAARYGFDISKPAANAKEAVQFLYFGYLAAVKENNGAAMSLGRTSTFLDIFIERDLKAGTLTELEAQELIDQFIIKLRLVRHLRTPEYNDLFAGDPTWVTEGIGGMGVNGKPLVTKNSFRYLQTLINLGPAPEPNMTVLWSDRLPEGFKKFCAEVSIKTDSIQYENDELMRPIYGDDYSIACCVSAMQIGKQMQFFGARTNLAKALLYTINGGIDEKSGKVVIKGLEPITDEVLDYDKLRANYDKVLEYVAKLYVDTMNVIHYMHDKYAYEAGQMALHDTHVGRLMAFGIAGLSVVADSLSAVKFAKVKPVRENGIAVDFEIEGDFPKYGNDDDRVDDLAVEIVRKFSSELKKHPLYRGAKHTLSILTITSNVVYGKKTGSTPDGRKAGEAFAPGANPMHGRDNSGALASLNSVAKIPYCEVCEDGVSNTFSIVPDALGKEEDSRIDNLVAIMDGYFKQGAHHLNVNVFNRETLMDAMEHPEKYPTLTIRVSGYAVNFNRLTRNQQLEVISRTFHDSL